From a region of the Cucumis sativus cultivar 9930 chromosome 6, Cucumber_9930_V3, whole genome shotgun sequence genome:
- the LOC101209768 gene encoding tyrosine-protein phosphatase DSP1 isoform X2 has product MTIDHMSDQTRTSTSNNDHDSDHLHPTLPTPLLSNGTDYNNAGDDLFVPPLNFAVVDTGIFRSGFPDSSNFSFLQTLGLRSIICLCPEPYPEASMDFLNSNGIRLFQFGIEGSKEPFVNIPDYTIREVLKIILDVRNRPVLIHCKRGKHRTGCVVGCFRKVQKWCLSSVFDEYQRFAAAKARVSDQRFIELFDISELKLLPSSFSCSER; this is encoded by the exons ATGACAATCGACCATATGTCCGATCAAACACGCACTTCCACCAGCAATAACGATCATGATTCCGACCATCTCCATCCTACTCTTCCCACGCCACTTCTCTCCAATGGCACGGACTACAATAATGCTGGAGATGACCTCTTTGTTCCTCCCTTGAACTTCGCTGTCGTTGACACCGGCATTTTTCGCTCTGGTTTCCCTGACTCTTCCAACTTCTCTTTCTTGCAGACATTAGGCCTTCGGTCTATTAT ATGTCTTTGTCCCGAGCCATATCCTGAGGCTAGCATGGATTTCCTCAACTCCAATGGGATCCGATTGTTTCAATTTGGGATTGAAGGTTCTAAG GAGCCTTTTGTCAACATTCCAGACTACACGATTCGTGAAGtacttaaaattattcttG ATGTGAGGAATCGACCAGTTTTAATCCATTGCAAGCGAGGGAAG CACCGAACTGGATGTGTAGTGGGATGCTTTAGAAAGGTGCAGAAATGGTGCCTATCGTCAGTGTTTGATGAGTATCAGAGGTTTGCCGCTGCCAAGGCAAGAGTTTCAGATCAGAGATTCATTGAACTATTCGACATTTCTGAGTTGAAGCTTTTgccatcatcattttcatgttcCGAAAGATAA
- the LOC101209768 gene encoding probable tyrosine-protein phosphatase DSP4 isoform X1 produces the protein MTIDHMSDQTRTSTSNNDHDSDHLHPTLPTPLLSNGTDYNNAGDDLFVPPLNFAVVDTGIFRSGFPDSSNFSFLQTLGLRSIICLCPEPYPEASMDFLNSNGIRLFQFGIEGSKAGSDKVDAYVNLILECMRNLDMSADQMYFLEPFVNIPDYTIREVLKIILDVRNRPVLIHCKRGKHRTGCVVGCFRKVQKWCLSSVFDEYQRFAAAKARVSDQRFIELFDISELKLLPSSFSCSER, from the exons ATGACAATCGACCATATGTCCGATCAAACACGCACTTCCACCAGCAATAACGATCATGATTCCGACCATCTCCATCCTACTCTTCCCACGCCACTTCTCTCCAATGGCACGGACTACAATAATGCTGGAGATGACCTCTTTGTTCCTCCCTTGAACTTCGCTGTCGTTGACACCGGCATTTTTCGCTCTGGTTTCCCTGACTCTTCCAACTTCTCTTTCTTGCAGACATTAGGCCTTCGGTCTATTAT ATGTCTTTGTCCCGAGCCATATCCTGAGGCTAGCATGGATTTCCTCAACTCCAATGGGATCCGATTGTTTCAATTTGGGATTGAAGGTTCTAAG GCTGGTTCAGACAAGGTTGATGCATATGTAAACTTGATTCTCGAGTGTATGAGGAATTTGGATATGAGCGCTGATCAAATGTACTTTTTG GAGCCTTTTGTCAACATTCCAGACTACACGATTCGTGAAGtacttaaaattattcttG ATGTGAGGAATCGACCAGTTTTAATCCATTGCAAGCGAGGGAAG CACCGAACTGGATGTGTAGTGGGATGCTTTAGAAAGGTGCAGAAATGGTGCCTATCGTCAGTGTTTGATGAGTATCAGAGGTTTGCCGCTGCCAAGGCAAGAGTTTCAGATCAGAGATTCATTGAACTATTCGACATTTCTGAGTTGAAGCTTTTgccatcatcattttcatgttcCGAAAGATAA
- the LOC101210014 gene encoding protein argonaute 16 isoform X1 — MVNITNTEGKMSETSPLPLEPSLPPDMKPEKAMPQYTIMSRRGVGSKGRRIPLLTNHFRVSLNAPDLVFYQYAVSICYEDGRPVEGKDIGRKLMDKLYQTYSTELANKRFAYDGEKCLYTIGPLPQKKLEFSVVLEGFCAKIETGSSGGSGSPNRTGKRFKRSSQSKTFKIELSFATKIPMKSIFTALKGSEEDNGSTQDALRVLDIILRQQAANRGCLLVRQSFFHDDSRNFADVGGGVTGVRGFHSSFRLAQDGLSLNMDVSTTMILKPGPVIDFLIANQNVREPRYIDWGKAKKMLKNLRVKARHRNMEFKIIGLSEKPCNQQFFSMKLKNNGSTDGEMVDITVYEYFVRHCGIELTHSAYLPCLDVGKPKRPTYIPLELCSLVSLQRYTKALSSMQRASLVEKSRQKPQEKIKIVTDALKNYRYDEDPVLAQCGVKIDRQLTQLDGRVLESPKLKVGRSDDCIPRNGRWNFNNKTLLNPTRINRWIVVNFSARCDISHISRELINCGRNKGIHIERPITLIEEDQHSRRASPVDRVENMFEQMMAKMSDAPMFILCVLPEKKNSNIYGPWKKKCLCDFGIFTQCISPTKINDQYITNVLLKINSKLGGINSLLAIEHASCVPLIKDTPTLILGMDVSHGSPGRSDVPSIAAVVGSRSWPLISRYRAAVRTQSPKVEMIDALFKPLENGKDDGIIRELLLDFYSTSKGRKPTQIVVFRDGVSESQFNQVLNIELDQIVKAYQHLGEVNIPKFTVIIAQKNHHTRFFLPGASENVPPGTVVDTKVVHPKNYDFYMCAHAGMIGTSRPAHYHVLLDEIGFSPDDLQNFVHSLSYVYQRSTTALSIAAPICYAHLAAAQMSQFIKFEELSETSSERGGVTSLGSLSIPELPRLHDDVNGSMFFC, encoded by the exons atgGTTAACATAACTAATACCGAAGGGAAAATGAGCGAAACCTCTCCTTTGCCCCTAGAGCCATCTCTACCTCCTGATATGAAGCCAGAAAAAGCAATGCCTCAGTATACGATCATGAGTAGACGTGGTGTAGGAAGTAAAGGGAGACGCATTCCTTTGCTCACTAACCACTTCAGAGTATCTCTTAATGCTCCAGATTTAGTTTTCTATCAATACGCT GTTTCAATATGCTATGAAGATGGCAGGCCCGTTGAAGGGAAGGACATTGGGCGGAAATTGATGGATAAACTTTATCAAACTTACTCTACTGAACTTGCTAATAAAAGGTTTGCATACGATGGAGAAAAATGTCTTTACACCATTGGTCCCCTGCCACAAAAAAAGCTTGAGTTCTCTGTGGTGCTAGAGGGATTCTGTGCAAAAAT AGAAACAGGTAGCTCTGGGGGAAGTGGGAGCCCAAATCGGACTGGAAAGAGGTTTAAGCGTAGTTCTCAGTCGAAGACTTTTAAGATTGAGCTAAGCTTTGCTACTAAAATTCCAATGAAGTCCATTTTTACTGCCCTCAAGGGATCAGAGGAAGATAATGGCAGCACTCAGGATGCATTAAGAGTGCTTGACATTATCCTGCGGCAGCAAGCAGCTAACCG GGGATGCCTTTTGGTAAGGCAGTCGTTCTTTCATGATGACTCAAGGAACTTTGCTGATGTAGGAGGAGGGGTAACAGGAGTACGGGGATTCCATTCTAGCTTTAGGTTGGCACAGGATGGATTATCATTGAATATGG ATGTTTCTACCACAATGATCCTGAAGCCTGGGCCAGTTATTGATTTCCTAATAGCAAATCAGAATGTACGGGAACCACGCTATATTGATTGGGGGAAG gcaaaaaaaatgttaaagaatTTGAGAGTCAAGGCAAGACATCGGAACAtggaatttaaaatcattGGTTTAAGTGAAAAGCCTTGTAACCAACAATT TTTTTCCATGAAACTGAAGAATAATGGCAGCACTGATGGGGAGATGGTTGATATTACTGTTTATGAATACTTTGTCAGACACTGTGGCATTGAACTGACTCATTCTGCTTATTTGCCATGTCTAGATGTTGGGAAACCTAAACGACCAACTTATATACCTTTGGAG TTGTGCTCACTTGTTTCACTTCAACGGTACACAAAAGCTTTGTCTTCAATGCAAAGAGCATCTTTGGTAGAGAAATCAAGGCAGAAGcctcaagaaaaaataaaaattgttactGAT GCTTTGAAAAATTATCGATACGATGAAGATCCAGTGTTAGCTCAGTGTGGAGTAAAAATTGATAGACAACTGACACAGCTTGATGGTCGTGTACTCGAATCTCCAAAG TTAAAGGTTGGTAGAAGTGATGATTGTATTCCACGTAATGGACGGTGGAACTTTAATAACAAG ACACTTCTGAATCCCACTCGCATTAACCGTTGGATTGTTGTCAATTTCTCGGCACGTTGTGATATTAGCCACATATCACGTGAACTTATAAATTGTGGAAGAAATAAAGGAATT CATATTGAAAGACCAATTACCTTGATTGAGGAAGACCAGCATTCTAGAAGAGCCAGCCCTGTTGACAGGGTGGAAAATATGTTCGAACAGATGATGGCAAAAATGTCAGATGCACCAATGTTTATTCTTTGTGTCCtcccagaaaagaaaaattcgaATATTTACG GACCCTGGAAGAAAAAGTGTTTGTGCGACTTTGGGATTTTTACACAGTGCATTTCCCCCACTAAAATTAATGATCAGTACATTACTAATGTACTTCTTAAGATTAACTCCAAG cTGGGAGGTATAAACTCATTGTTGGCCATTGAGCATGCATCATGTGTTCCATTGATAAAAGATACTCCAACGTTGATCTTGGGAATGGATGTGTCTCATGGGTCTCCTGGACGATCAGATGTTCCATCCATTGCTGCA GTTGTTGGATCCAGATCCTGGCCTTTGATATCAAGGTATAGAGCAGCTGTACGGACCCAGTCGCCTAAGGTGGAAATGATTGATGCTCTATTTAAGCCTCTGGAGAATGGCAAGGATGATGGTATCATTag AGAATTGCTTTTAGATTTCTATAGCACCAGCAAGGGCCGCAAACCAACTCAGATTGTTGTCTTTAG AGACGGAGTTAGTGAATCTCAATTTAATCAAGTTTTGAACATTGAGTTGGATCAAATAGTCAAG GCTTACCAACATCTTGGAGAGGTTAACATTCCAAAGTTCACGGTTATTATAGCACAAAAAAATCACCATACAAGATTTTTTCTACCTGGTGCCTCTGAAAATGTTCCACCTG GAACGGTTGTTGACACGAAAGTTGTACATCCAAAAAATTACGACTTCTACATGTGTGCTCATGCGGGAATGATC GGCACGTCAAGGCCAGCACACTACCATGTCCTGCTCGATGAAATAGGTTTTTCTCCTGAtgatcttcaaaattttgttcattCACTTTCATACGT GTATCAAAGGAGCACAACCGCACTTTCAATTG CTGCACCAATATGTTATGCGCATCTTGCTGCAGCACAGATGAGCCAGTTTATTAAGTTTGAGGAACTGTCTGAAACCTCCTCCGAACGAGGAGGTGTTACTTCATTGGGAAGTCTATCGATTCCAGAACTTCCACGGCTGCACGACGATGTTAACGGCTCCATGTTTTTCTGCTGA
- the LOC101210014 gene encoding protein argonaute 16 isoform X2, producing MVNITNTEGKMSETSPLPLEPSLPPDMKPEKAMPQYTIMSRRGVGSKGRRIPLLTNHFRVSLNAPDLVFYQYAVSICYEDGRPVEGKDIGRKLMDKLYQTYSTELANKRFAYDGEKCLYTIGPLPQKKLEFSVVLEGFCAKIETGSSGGSGSPNRTGKRFKRSSQSKTFKIELSFATKIPMKSIFTALKGSEEDNGSTQDALRVLDIILRQQAANRGCLLVRQSFFHDDSRNFADVGGGVTGVRGFHSSFRLAQDGLSLNMDVSTTMILKPGPVIDFLIANQNVREPRYIDWGKAKKMLKNLRVKARHRNMEFKIIGLSEKPCNQQFFSMKLKNNGSTDGEMVDITVYEYFVRHCGIELTHSAYLPCLDVGKPKRPTYIPLELCSLVSLQRYTKALSSMQRASLVEKSRQKPQEKIKIVTDALKNYRYDEDPVLAQCGVKIDRQLTQLDGRVLESPKLKVGRSDDCIPRNGRWNFNNKTLLNPTRINRWIVVNFSARCDISHISRELINCGRNKGIHIERPITLIEEDQHSRRASPVDRVENMFEQMMAKMSDAPMFILCVLPEKKNSNIYGPWKKKCLCDFGIFTQCISPTKINDQYITNVLLKINSKLGGINSLLAIEHASCVPLIKDTPTLILGMDVSHGSPGRSDVPSIAAVVGSRSWPLISRYRAAVRTQSPKVEMIDALFKPLENGKDDGIIRELLLDFYSTSKGRKPTQIVVFRDGVSESQFNQVLNIELDQIVKAYQHLGEVNIPKFTVIIAQKNHHTRFFLPGASENVPPVVLILSL from the exons atgGTTAACATAACTAATACCGAAGGGAAAATGAGCGAAACCTCTCCTTTGCCCCTAGAGCCATCTCTACCTCCTGATATGAAGCCAGAAAAAGCAATGCCTCAGTATACGATCATGAGTAGACGTGGTGTAGGAAGTAAAGGGAGACGCATTCCTTTGCTCACTAACCACTTCAGAGTATCTCTTAATGCTCCAGATTTAGTTTTCTATCAATACGCT GTTTCAATATGCTATGAAGATGGCAGGCCCGTTGAAGGGAAGGACATTGGGCGGAAATTGATGGATAAACTTTATCAAACTTACTCTACTGAACTTGCTAATAAAAGGTTTGCATACGATGGAGAAAAATGTCTTTACACCATTGGTCCCCTGCCACAAAAAAAGCTTGAGTTCTCTGTGGTGCTAGAGGGATTCTGTGCAAAAAT AGAAACAGGTAGCTCTGGGGGAAGTGGGAGCCCAAATCGGACTGGAAAGAGGTTTAAGCGTAGTTCTCAGTCGAAGACTTTTAAGATTGAGCTAAGCTTTGCTACTAAAATTCCAATGAAGTCCATTTTTACTGCCCTCAAGGGATCAGAGGAAGATAATGGCAGCACTCAGGATGCATTAAGAGTGCTTGACATTATCCTGCGGCAGCAAGCAGCTAACCG GGGATGCCTTTTGGTAAGGCAGTCGTTCTTTCATGATGACTCAAGGAACTTTGCTGATGTAGGAGGAGGGGTAACAGGAGTACGGGGATTCCATTCTAGCTTTAGGTTGGCACAGGATGGATTATCATTGAATATGG ATGTTTCTACCACAATGATCCTGAAGCCTGGGCCAGTTATTGATTTCCTAATAGCAAATCAGAATGTACGGGAACCACGCTATATTGATTGGGGGAAG gcaaaaaaaatgttaaagaatTTGAGAGTCAAGGCAAGACATCGGAACAtggaatttaaaatcattGGTTTAAGTGAAAAGCCTTGTAACCAACAATT TTTTTCCATGAAACTGAAGAATAATGGCAGCACTGATGGGGAGATGGTTGATATTACTGTTTATGAATACTTTGTCAGACACTGTGGCATTGAACTGACTCATTCTGCTTATTTGCCATGTCTAGATGTTGGGAAACCTAAACGACCAACTTATATACCTTTGGAG TTGTGCTCACTTGTTTCACTTCAACGGTACACAAAAGCTTTGTCTTCAATGCAAAGAGCATCTTTGGTAGAGAAATCAAGGCAGAAGcctcaagaaaaaataaaaattgttactGAT GCTTTGAAAAATTATCGATACGATGAAGATCCAGTGTTAGCTCAGTGTGGAGTAAAAATTGATAGACAACTGACACAGCTTGATGGTCGTGTACTCGAATCTCCAAAG TTAAAGGTTGGTAGAAGTGATGATTGTATTCCACGTAATGGACGGTGGAACTTTAATAACAAG ACACTTCTGAATCCCACTCGCATTAACCGTTGGATTGTTGTCAATTTCTCGGCACGTTGTGATATTAGCCACATATCACGTGAACTTATAAATTGTGGAAGAAATAAAGGAATT CATATTGAAAGACCAATTACCTTGATTGAGGAAGACCAGCATTCTAGAAGAGCCAGCCCTGTTGACAGGGTGGAAAATATGTTCGAACAGATGATGGCAAAAATGTCAGATGCACCAATGTTTATTCTTTGTGTCCtcccagaaaagaaaaattcgaATATTTACG GACCCTGGAAGAAAAAGTGTTTGTGCGACTTTGGGATTTTTACACAGTGCATTTCCCCCACTAAAATTAATGATCAGTACATTACTAATGTACTTCTTAAGATTAACTCCAAG cTGGGAGGTATAAACTCATTGTTGGCCATTGAGCATGCATCATGTGTTCCATTGATAAAAGATACTCCAACGTTGATCTTGGGAATGGATGTGTCTCATGGGTCTCCTGGACGATCAGATGTTCCATCCATTGCTGCA GTTGTTGGATCCAGATCCTGGCCTTTGATATCAAGGTATAGAGCAGCTGTACGGACCCAGTCGCCTAAGGTGGAAATGATTGATGCTCTATTTAAGCCTCTGGAGAATGGCAAGGATGATGGTATCATTag AGAATTGCTTTTAGATTTCTATAGCACCAGCAAGGGCCGCAAACCAACTCAGATTGTTGTCTTTAG AGACGGAGTTAGTGAATCTCAATTTAATCAAGTTTTGAACATTGAGTTGGATCAAATAGTCAAG GCTTACCAACATCTTGGAGAGGTTAACATTCCAAAGTTCACGGTTATTATAGCACAAAAAAATCACCATACAAGATTTTTTCTACCTGGTGCCTCTGAAAATGTTCCACCTG TTGTGTTGATACTCTCTTTGTAG